One genomic region from Pagrus major chromosome 24, Pma_NU_1.0 encodes:
- the LOC140992432 gene encoding double-stranded RNA-specific editase 1-like → MYYNLLVQCGDVKYSSSTYRPLSVISACRAMALLVDSSHTTAAYYCLIRRRFKRRRKKRCERKGRVGARLLRNQQRQLTIEGEEVESMSSCSTDVKENRNLDNLFSKEGVAAEAAQLPNGSAGGGRKRPLEEGNNGHTHSKYRPKKRKKVPGPILPKNALMQLNEIKPGLQYKLLSQTGPVHAPVFVMTVEVNGQLFEGSGPTKKKAKLNAAEKALRSFVQFPNASEAHMAMGRTLSVHTDFTSDQADFPDMLFNAFETATPVDDAFYLGSNSNGSFSSLGIEYPLLPSPVPNLVQAPLPPAPSTFISPTSSKNPVMILNELRPGLKYDFVSESGESHAKNFVMSVTVDAQNFQGSGRNKKLAKARAAQAALSALFNMQLDQAPSRQPIPREGLQLHLPQVLADAVSRLVVDKFSELTDNFTSPHARRKVLAGVVMTTGTDVKEAEVICVSTGTKCINGEYMSDRGLALNDCHAEIVARRSLIRYLYCQLEHFLSNHEEDHHRSIFTRCDNRQGFRLKENVQFHLYISTSPCGDARIFSPHEAGVEDQGDRHPNRKARGQLRTKIESGEGTIPVRSSNTIQTWDGVLQGERLLTMSCSDKIARWNVVGFQGCLMSYFTEPIYFSSIILGSLYHADHLSRAMYQRITEIEDLPPSFSLNRPLLSGISNAEARQPGKAPNFSVNWTVGDQGLEVINATTGKDDLGRPSRLCKHALYSRWMRLHCKLSSTLRIRTVRPSSYHEAKQAAVEYHSSKQTLFRAFHKAGLGAWVKKPIEQDQFALTT, encoded by the exons GTCGAGTGGGAGCTCGGCTACTTCGAAACCAACAGAGGCAGCTCACCATCGAGGGGGAGGAGGTAGAAAGCATGA GTTCATGCAGCACAGATGTTAAGGAAAATCGGAACTTGGACAACCTCTTCTCCAAAGAGGGGGTCGCAGCTGAAGCTGCTCAACTCCCCAATGGGAGTGCTGGGGGTGGGAGGAAACGTCCCTTAGAGGAGGGCAATAATGGGCATACACATTCCAAGTACAGGCCCAAGAAGCGTAAGAAAGTCCCCGGGCCCATTCTGCCCAAGAATGCCCTGATGCAGCTGAATGAGATCAAGCCAGGGCTGCAGTACAAACTGCTCTCTCAGACGGGGCCAGTCCATGCGCCCGTCTTTGTGATGACTGTGGAGGTCAATGGGCAGCTCTTCGAGGGTTCGGGTCCGACCAAGAAGAAAGCTAAACTGAACGCAGCAGAGAAGGCGCTGCGCTCCTTCGTCCAGTTCCCCAATGCATCTGAAGCCCACATGGCCATGGGCCGGACTTTGTCTGTTCATACCGACTTCACCTCAGACCAGGCAGACTTTCCAGACATGCTTTTTAATGCTTTTGAGACAGCCACTCCTGTAGATGACGCCTTTTACCTCGGATCCAACAGTAATGGTTCCTTCAGTTCATTGGGAATAGAGTACCCGTTGCTACCCTCCCCTGTTCCAAACCTGGTCCAGGCCCCCTTACCTCCTGCCCCCTCCACTTTCATCTCCCCTACAAGCAGCAAGAATCCTGTCATGATCCTCAACGAGTTACGGCCGGGCCTCAAGTATGACTTTGTGTCAGAGAGCGGGGAGAGTCATGCCAAGAACTTTGTCATGTCAGTGACGGTAGATGCTCAGAACTTCCAGGGTTCTGGGCGGAACAAGAAGCTGGCCAAGGCCCGGGCTGCCCAGGCTGCTCTATCTGCTCTGTTTAACATGCAGCTGGATCAGGCTCCATCAAGACAGCCTATACCCAGAGAAGGACTGCAGCTTCACCTGCCACAG GTCCTGGCAGATGCCGTCTCTCGTCTGGTCGTCGACAAGTTCAGTGAACTGACGGACAACTTCACGTCTCCACACGCTCGGCGGAAAGTATTGGCAGGTGTCGTCATGACAACAG GTACTGATGTGAAGGAGGCTGAGGTCATCTGTGTGTCTACAGGGACAAAGTGCATCAATGGTGAATACATGAGCGACAGAGGCTTGGCCCTCAACGACTGCCACGCTGAGATTGTGGCTCGGCGGTCGCTCATCAGGTACCTGTATTGCCAGCTGGAGCATTTCCTCAG TAACCACGAAGAGGACCACCACAGATCCATCTTCACCAGATGTGACAACAGACAAGGCTTCAGACTGAAGGAAAACGTCCAGTTCCACCTGTACATCAGCACCTCCCCCTGTGGAGACGCCCGCATCTTCTCTCCTCATGAGGCTGGAGTGGAGG ATCAGGGAGACAGACACCCGAACAGAAAGGCCCGCGGGCAGCTCCGCACTAAGATCGAGTCTGGTGAGGGAACCATCCCAGTCCGCTCCAGTAACACCATCCAGACATGGGACGGGGTTCTTCAGGGGGAGAGGCTGCTCACCATGTCCTGCAGTGACAAGATTGCCAG GTGGAACGTGGTTGGATTCCAGGGCTGTCTGATGAGCTACTTCACTGAGCCCATCTACTTCTCCAGCATCATCCTGGGCAGCCTGTACCACGCTGACCACCTCTCCAGAGCCATGTACCAGAGGATTACTGAGATCGAGGACCTGCCACCGTCCTTCAGCTTGAACAGACCACTGCTCAGCG GAATAAGCAACGCAGAGGCTCGTCAGCCCGGAAAAGCCCCCAACTTCAGTGTGAACTGGACGGTGGGTGACCAAGGCCTGGAGGTGATCAACGCCACCACGGGGAAAGACGACCTGGGTCGACCCTCGAGGCTCTGCAAACACGCTCTCTACAGCCGCTGGATGCGCCTGCACTGCAAG CTCTCCTCCACCCTGCGGATCAGAACAGTGAGGCCCAGCAGCTACCACGAGGCTAAGCAGGCGGCAGTGGAGTACCACAGCTCCAAGCAGACGCTCTTTAGAGCCTTCCACAAGGCCGGACTGGGTGCCTGGGTGAAGAAACCCATAGAGCAGGACCAGTTTGCACTTACCACCTGA